From a region of the Streptomyces sp. NBC_01454 genome:
- a CDS encoding MFS transporter: MITEKAAPGVTASPDRADDDDRAPASHSSGGAQLLILALGFVMASLDTGIMNVAATDLRTRLGLSMSGLTWVVDGYVLAFAALLLLAGSLAKRCGPRRIYLVGLAVFTAASLLGAVAPNGAVLVAARFAQGAGAALFMPSSLSLLMHAFPEPGRRAKVLGIWSAIVSTSVGLAPSIGGLLVGTLGWRSIFLVNLPIGIVGLLVTRRVVAAVPGRGSALGGSGHVLGLLALGALSYALIEGPDKGWSAPYVLAACGLAVVAAAGFVLRERAARTPILPVSLFADSSFTAANTVGFLFNFAFYGVLFVLGLFLQTARGASPVTAGLQMLPAVLVLPFGNMLYARIGSRLGNRAALSGSLAFSAAGYVLLFLILTPGLPYGVLAAVLAVAHLGSGVSSPALTGALMDAAGREHADIGSATLNANRQIGSLVGIAVMGAVFTGAGSGYRGATCAFALTAGALAAAAVAGRLGIRSRA, encoded by the coding sequence ATGATCACTGAGAAAGCGGCACCTGGCGTGACGGCGAGCCCGGACCGGGCTGATGACGATGACCGGGCACCCGCATCGCACTCCTCCGGCGGCGCCCAACTCCTCATCCTGGCACTCGGGTTCGTGATGGCGAGCCTTGACACCGGCATCATGAATGTCGCCGCCACCGACCTGCGGACCCGGCTCGGACTGAGCATGTCCGGCCTGACCTGGGTGGTCGACGGCTATGTCCTCGCCTTCGCCGCCCTGTTGCTGCTCGCCGGCTCCCTGGCGAAACGGTGCGGCCCCCGCCGGATCTATCTCGTCGGGCTCGCCGTGTTCACCGCCGCGTCCCTGCTGGGCGCCGTCGCGCCGAACGGTGCCGTCCTGGTGGCGGCCCGCTTCGCCCAGGGGGCGGGCGCGGCGCTCTTCATGCCCAGTTCGCTCTCGCTGCTGATGCACGCCTTTCCCGAGCCGGGCCGCCGGGCGAAGGTCCTCGGCATCTGGTCCGCGATCGTCTCCACCTCCGTCGGGCTGGCGCCGAGCATCGGCGGCCTCCTGGTCGGCACCCTCGGCTGGCGCAGCATCTTCCTCGTCAACCTCCCCATAGGGATAGTGGGGTTGCTGGTCACCCGACGGGTCGTCGCCGCGGTCCCGGGTCGCGGTTCGGCGCTCGGCGGCAGCGGCCACGTCCTGGGCCTGCTCGCCCTCGGGGCGTTGAGCTACGCCCTCATCGAGGGGCCCGACAAGGGGTGGTCCGCCCCTTATGTCCTGGCGGCGTGCGGGCTCGCGGTGGTGGCGGCGGCCGGCTTCGTGCTCCGTGAACGGGCCGCCCGCACCCCGATCCTGCCCGTCTCCCTCTTCGCCGACAGCAGCTTCACCGCGGCCAATACGGTCGGCTTCCTCTTCAACTTCGCCTTCTACGGGGTGCTGTTCGTCCTCGGCCTCTTCCTCCAGACCGCGCGCGGCGCGAGCCCGGTGACGGCCGGGCTCCAGATGCTCCCGGCCGTGCTGGTGCTCCCGTTCGGCAACATGCTCTACGCCCGGATCGGGTCGCGCCTCGGCAACCGGGCCGCACTCAGCGGGTCGCTGGCGTTCTCCGCTGCGGGGTACGTCCTGCTGTTCCTGATCCTCACGCCCGGCCTGCCCTACGGGGTGCTCGCGGCGGTGCTCGCGGTCGCCCACCTCGGCAGCGGGGTCAGCTCTCCGGCGCTGACCGGGGCCTTGATGGACGCCGCGGGCCGTGAGCACGCCGATATCGGCAGCGCGACGCTCAACGCCAACCGTCAGATCGGCTCCCTGGTCGGCATCGCCGTCATGGGCGCGGTGTTCACGGGCGCGGGCAGCGGCTACCGGGGCGCGACCTGCGCCTTCGCCCTGACGGCCGGCGCGCTGGCCGCCGCCGCGGTGGCCGGACGGCTCGGCATCCGCAGCCGGGCGTGA